One part of the Eulemur rufifrons isolate Redbay chromosome 16, OSU_ERuf_1, whole genome shotgun sequence genome encodes these proteins:
- the PRDM4 gene encoding PR domain zinc finger protein 4, translating into MHHRMNEMNLSPVGMEQLTSSSVSNALPVSGSHLGLAASPTHSAIPAPGLPVAIPNLGPSLSSLPSALSLMLPMGIGDRGVMCGLPERNYTLPPPPYPHLESSYFRTILPGILSYLADRPPPQYIHPNSINVDGNTALSIANNPSALDPYQSNGNVGLEPGIVSIDSRSVNTHGAQSLHPSDGHEVALDTTITMENVSRVASPISSDGMAEELTMDGVAGEHSQIPNGSRSHEPLSVDSVSSNLAADPVGHGGVIPIHGNGLELPVVMETDHIASRVNGMSDSALSDSIHTVAMSTNSVSVALSTSHNLASLESVSLHEVGLSLEPVAVSSITQEVAMGAGHVDVSSDSLSFVPSSLQMEDSNSNKENMATLFSIWCTLCDRAYPSDCPDHGPVTFVPDTPIESRARLSLPKQLVLRQSIVGAEVGVWTGETIPVRTCFGPLIGQQSHSMEVAEWTDKAVNHIWKIYHNGVLEFCIITTDENECNWMMFVRKARNREEQNLVAYPHDGKIFFCTSQDIPPENELLFYYSRDYAQQMGVPEHPDVHLCNCGKECNSYAEFKAHLTSHIHNHIPSQGHSSSHRPRHNKERKWKCSMCPQAFISPSKLHVHFMGHMGMKPHKCDFCSKAFCDPSNLRTHLKIHTGQKNYRCTLCDKSFTQKAHLETHMVIHTGEKNLKCDYCDKLFMRRQDLKQHVLIHTQERQIKCPQCDKLFLRTNHLKKHLNSHEGKRDYVCEKCTKAYLTKYHLTRHLKTCKGPTSSSSAQEEEEEDDSEEEDLADSVGTEDCKISSAVYSADESLSAHK; encoded by the exons ATGCATCACAG GATGAATGAAATGAACCTGAGCCCAGTGGGGATGGAGCAGCTGACTTCATCCTCTGTGAGCAATGCCTTGCCAGTCTCAGGAAGTCACCTGGGGTTGGCTGCCTCACCCACTCACAGTGCCATCCCTGCCCCAG GTTTGCCAGTGGCAATTCCAAACCTGGGTCCCTCCCTGAGCTCTCTGCCTTCTGCCTTGTCTCTGATGCTCCCGATGGGTATTGGGGATCGAGGGGTGATGTGTGGGTTACCTGAAAGAAACTACACCCTACCTCCACCACCTTACCCTCACCTGGAGAGCAGTTACTTCAGAACCATTCTACCTG gcattttatcttatttagcTGACAGACCACCTCCTCAGTATATCCACCCCAACTCTATCAATGTTGATGGTAATACAGCATTATCAATTGCCAATAACCCTTCAGCACTAGATCCCTATCAGTCCAATGGAAATGTTGGATTAGAACCAGGCATTGTTTCAATAGACTCTCGCTCTGTGAACACACATGGTGCCCAAAGTCTTCATCCCAGTGATGGCCATGAGGTGGCCTTGGACACAACAATCACTATGGAGAACGTTTCTAGGGTTGCCAGCCCGATCTCTTCAGATGGAATGGCAGAGGAGCTTACAATGGATGGTGTTGCAGGCGAGCATTCCCAAATCCCAAATGGCTCCAGAAGTCATGAACCTCTGTCTGTGGATTCTGTGAGCAGCAACCTTGCAGCAGACCCTGTAGGACATGGTGGTGTGATACCCATTCATGGGAATGGCCTGGAGCTCCCTGTGGTCATGGAGACAGACCACATTGCAAGTCGGGTCAACGGGATGTCTGACAGTGCCCTCAGTGACTCCATCCACACTGTGGCCATGAGCACCAACTCTGTAAGCGTGGCACTCTCTACCTCACACAACCTCGCCTCCCTAGAATCTGTTTCCCTCCATGAAGTTGGCCTGAGCCTAGAACCTGTGGCTGTTTCTTCCATCACCCAGGAGGTTGCTATGGGGGCAGGTCATGTAGATGTATCTTCAGACAGTCTTTCTTTTGTACCATCTTCACTGCAAATGGAAGACTCCAATTCAAACAAGGAAAACATGGCAACCTTGTTTTCAATTT GGTGTACTCTGTGTGACCGAGCCTATCCCTCAGACTGCCCTGATCATGGACCAGTGACTTTTGTTCCTGACACTCCAATAGAGAGCAGAGCAAGGCTTTCTCTCCCAAAGCAGCTTGTTCTCCGCCAGTCAATTGTGGGAGCAGAAGTTG GTGTATGGACAGGAGAAACCATTCCTGTGCGGACTTGCTTTGGGCCTCTTATTGGCCAGCAGAGTCACTCCATGGAAGTAGCAGAATGGACAGACAAAGCAGTTAACCATATCTGGAAG ATATACCACAACGGTGTCCTAGAATTCTGCATCATTACAACTGACGAAAACGAATGTAATTGGATGATGTTTGTGCGCAAAGCCAG GAATCGGGAAGAGCAGAATTTGGTGGCTTATCCTCATGATGGAAAAATCTTTTTCTGCACCTCACAAGATATCCCTCCTGAAAATGAActgcttttttattatagccGGGATTATGCTCAGCAGATGG gtgtTCCTGAACACCCAGATGTACACCTCTGTAACTGTGGCAAGGAATGCAATTCTTATGCAGAGTTCAAAGCCCATCTGACCAGCCACATCCATAACCACATTCCTAGCCAGGGCCACAGCAGCAGCCATAGGCCAAGACACAACAAAGAAAGGAAGTGGAAGTGCTCGATGTGCCCCCAAGCTTTTATCTCTCCTTCCAAACTTCATGTCCACTTTATGGGTCACATGGGTATGAAGCCCCACAAGTGTGATTTCTGTAGCAAGGCTTTTTGTGATCCCAGCAACCTGCGTACTCACCTCAAGATACATACAG GTCAGAAGAACTACAGGTGTACTTTGTGTGACAAGTCTTTCACCCAGAAGGCTCACCTGGAGACCCACATGGTCATCCACACGGGCGAGAAGAATCTTAAGTGTGATTACTGTGACAAGTTGTTTATGCGGAGGCAGGACCTCAAGCAGCACGTGCTCATCCACACACA AGAACGCCAGATCAAGTGTCCTCAGTGTGATAAGCTGTTCTTGAGAACAAATCACTTAAAGAAGCATCTCAATTCTCATGAAGGAAAACGGGATtatgtctgtgaaaaatgtaCAAAGGCTTATCTAACCAAATATCATCTCACCCGCCACCTGAAAACCTGCAAGGGGCCCACCTCCAGTTCATCAGcacaagaagaggaggaagaggatgactCAGAAGAGGAAGATCTAGCAGACTCGGTGGGGACAGAAGACTGCAAGATTAGCAGTGCTGTATATTCAGCGGATGAGTCTCTCTCTgcacataaataa
- the ASCL4 gene encoding achaete-scute homolog 4, with protein MEKRKAAGMLSLPYPLRTVPLGMPGTLPGLPLRDPFRVSLRLDAACWEQAHGGCARRRQCLPLPLAGAFEPAFLRKRNERERQRVRCVNEGYARLRDHLPRELADRHLSKVETLRAAIGYIKHLQELLERHARGPEGPAGAAPRRGAECNSDGESKASSAPSPGSEPEERSS; from the coding sequence ATGGAGAAACGTAAAGCGGCAGGAATGCTGTCCTTGCCGTACCCCCTGCGCACCGTGCCCCTGGGCATGCCAGGGACCCTGCCCGGACTCCCTCTGAGGGACCCCTTCAGGGTGTCGTTGCGCCTGGATGCCGCGTGCTGGGAGCAGGCACACGGGGGCTGCGCGCGGAGACGCCAGTGCCTGCCCCTGCCGCTGGCCGGCGCCTTCGAGCCCGCCTTCCTCCGCAAGCGCAACGAGCGCGAGCGGCAGCGGGTGCGCTGCGTGAACGAGGGCTACGCGCGCCTCCGAGACCACCTGCCGCGGGAGCTGGCCGACAGGCACCTCAGCAAAGTGGAGACGCTCCGCGCCGCCATCGGCTACATCAAGCACCTCCAGGAGCTGCTGGAGCGCCACGCCCGGGGCCCCGAGGGTCCCGCGGGCGCCGCCCCCCGGCGTGGGGCGGAATGCAACAGCGACGGCGAGTCCAAGGCGTCCTCGGCGCCGTCGCCGGGCAGCGAGCCCGAGGAGCGGTCCAGCTAG